One region of Clavibacter michiganensis subsp. tessellarius genomic DNA includes:
- a CDS encoding response regulator transcription factor — MDSGRVALVIEDDGDIRQLLEVVLRQGGFEVHSAGTASEGVRLAEEVAPDVITLDVGLPDFDGFEAARRIRLVSDAYIVMLTAQGEEVDTLLGLEAGADDYIVKPFRPRELRARISAMMRRPRGGDSPAAPATPAAGAPDASAAAPSASPDDADPADEAVQPAAFATTMTVSPALPTESAPDDDADADVLRHNGLVLDEGTRHVTVDGEPVDLTRTEFDLLASILASGGRVRTKGDLVRDIRSGSYAVSSSTEPEERAVEVHLGNLRRKLHDDPRQARWIQTVRGVGYRLAPPRD; from the coding sequence GTGGACAGCGGACGAGTGGCTCTGGTCATCGAGGACGACGGCGACATCCGCCAGCTGCTCGAGGTGGTCCTGCGCCAGGGCGGCTTCGAGGTGCACTCCGCCGGGACCGCGTCCGAGGGCGTCCGCCTGGCCGAGGAGGTCGCGCCCGACGTCATCACGCTCGACGTGGGCCTGCCCGACTTCGACGGCTTCGAGGCCGCGCGCCGGATCCGCCTCGTGAGCGACGCGTACATCGTCATGCTCACGGCGCAGGGCGAGGAGGTCGACACCCTCCTCGGCCTCGAGGCCGGCGCCGACGACTACATCGTGAAGCCCTTCCGCCCGCGCGAGCTCCGCGCCCGCATCTCCGCCATGATGCGCCGCCCGCGCGGCGGCGACTCCCCCGCGGCTCCGGCGACGCCCGCGGCCGGCGCTCCCGACGCGTCCGCCGCCGCGCCGTCCGCCTCCCCGGACGACGCGGACCCCGCGGACGAGGCCGTCCAGCCCGCCGCGTTCGCCACCACCATGACGGTCTCGCCCGCGCTCCCCACCGAGTCGGCGCCCGACGACGACGCGGACGCCGACGTCCTCCGCCACAACGGCCTCGTGCTCGACGAGGGCACCCGCCACGTCACGGTCGACGGCGAGCCCGTCGACCTCACCCGCACGGAGTTCGACCTCCTCGCCTCGATCCTCGCGAGCGGCGGCCGGGTGCGCACCAAGGGCGACCTCGTGCGCGACATCCGCAGCGGCTCGTACGCCGTCTCCTCCTCCACCGAGCCGGAGGAGCGCGCCGTCGAGGTGCACCTCGGCAACCTCCGCCGGAAGCTGCACGACGACCCGCGCCAGGCGCGGTGGATCCAGACGGTGCGCGGCGTCGGCTACCGGCTCGCGCCGCCGCGGGACTGA
- a CDS encoding Hpt domain-containing protein, whose translation MTPQRGHPEPRRGTPSSGSPHPDDRLASRGAPAPGRGQAPAGTPRPVGAPSARALQAAEPHVLPDAQHACIAFLRFYVDLWPSRWERLAAAVTAGDRDAALDACLSVKSSAAMVGALRLSAAAAQLESAIRGGHGEAARFLLAGIGETGERSMDAMRSWIRAEAGAAPD comes from the coding sequence GTGACCCCGCAGCGCGGCCACCCCGAGCCGCGTCGCGGGACCCCGTCGTCCGGATCCCCCCATCCGGACGACCGCCTCGCGTCCCGTGGTGCCCCCGCACCGGGACGCGGGCAGGCGCCGGCCGGGACCCCCCGCCCGGTCGGCGCCCCCTCCGCTCGCGCCCTGCAGGCGGCCGAGCCGCACGTCCTCCCGGATGCGCAGCACGCCTGCATCGCCTTCCTGCGCTTCTACGTCGACCTCTGGCCGAGCCGCTGGGAGCGCCTCGCAGCGGCCGTGACGGCGGGCGACCGCGACGCGGCCCTCGACGCGTGCCTCAGCGTCAAGTCGTCGGCCGCGATGGTCGGCGCGCTCCGCCTCAGCGCGGCGGCCGCCCAGCTCGAGTCGGCCATCCGCGGCGGGCACGGCGAGGCGGCGCGGTTCCTCCTGGCCGGCATCGGCGAGACGGGGGAGCGGAGCATGGACGCGATGCGATCCTGGATCCGCGCCGAGGCCGGCGCCGCGCCCGACTAG
- a CDS encoding sensor histidine kinase, with translation MTLSKPLHAQLPFILSLAVVGIVAGVGDLASVSDPGFVVGAVIAAIVTMAAAVVPWDRIDSDWIALLPMLDFAALALCNDAIRAQVPSTSFLLVFPVVWLAYAFALHVLWLGAIGTAAVLVLPFIRSGTPPSDTTEWSHLVVLPVVMLLVAVAVNLLAQQLFRQHARLEEMQRALSSTFDDLQERNTIIDGVLDAIDDTVVVLDPAGRIMLRNRAAVELMALADPVDPDDPSTGGLVYEEDRTTVVPPERRMIARARAGEAVARQVYWIGDGAAQKAVLASAAPLVDADGRSLGTVLVSTDVTALALAVTEREEFVASVSHELKTPLTSILGYVELIADDLVEDDLDDRITAARLAIVERNAQRLLGLIGDLLTAAQHRLAVNRNLVDVGEIVENALDVIRPHARSSGVELVEPEYEELVAEVDAVRIGQVLDNLLSNAVKYTPEGGTVTTEVSVEGDQLHLCVRDDGVGMSEDDTAQLFTRFFRTSSARASTVAGVGLGLSITRSIVDAHDGRIEVESAVGVGTTMRVRIPLRVRPAAPRA, from the coding sequence ATGACGCTCTCGAAGCCGCTGCACGCGCAGCTGCCCTTCATCCTGAGCCTCGCGGTCGTCGGGATCGTCGCGGGCGTGGGCGACCTCGCCTCGGTGTCCGACCCCGGGTTCGTGGTGGGGGCCGTGATCGCCGCGATCGTCACGATGGCCGCCGCCGTCGTGCCGTGGGACCGCATCGACAGCGACTGGATCGCGCTCCTGCCGATGCTCGACTTCGCCGCGCTCGCCCTCTGCAACGACGCGATCCGCGCCCAGGTCCCCTCGACGTCGTTCCTCCTCGTCTTCCCCGTCGTCTGGCTCGCCTACGCCTTCGCCCTGCACGTGCTCTGGCTCGGCGCCATCGGTACGGCCGCGGTGCTCGTGCTGCCGTTCATCCGCTCCGGGACCCCGCCGTCGGACACCACCGAGTGGTCGCACCTCGTCGTGCTGCCCGTCGTGATGCTGCTGGTCGCGGTCGCCGTGAACCTCCTCGCGCAGCAGCTGTTCCGGCAGCACGCGCGGCTCGAGGAGATGCAGCGCGCGCTGAGCTCCACGTTCGACGACCTGCAGGAGCGCAACACGATCATCGACGGCGTGCTCGACGCCATCGACGACACGGTCGTGGTGCTCGACCCGGCCGGGCGGATCATGCTGCGGAACCGGGCGGCGGTGGAGCTGATGGCGCTCGCGGACCCCGTCGATCCCGACGACCCGAGCACCGGCGGCCTCGTCTACGAGGAGGACCGCACCACCGTCGTGCCGCCCGAGCGGCGGATGATCGCGCGGGCCCGCGCGGGCGAGGCGGTGGCGCGGCAGGTCTACTGGATCGGCGACGGCGCCGCGCAGAAGGCCGTGCTCGCGTCCGCGGCGCCGCTCGTCGACGCGGACGGGCGCTCCCTCGGCACGGTCCTCGTGAGCACCGACGTCACGGCGCTCGCGCTCGCCGTCACGGAGCGCGAGGAGTTCGTGGCGAGCGTCTCGCACGAGCTGAAGACGCCGCTGACCTCGATCCTCGGCTACGTCGAGCTCATCGCCGACGACCTCGTCGAGGACGACCTCGACGACCGGATCACGGCGGCCCGCCTCGCCATCGTGGAGCGCAACGCGCAGCGCCTCCTCGGCCTCATCGGCGACCTCCTCACGGCGGCCCAGCACCGGCTCGCGGTGAACCGCAACCTCGTCGACGTCGGCGAGATCGTGGAGAACGCGCTCGACGTGATCCGGCCGCACGCGCGCTCCAGCGGCGTCGAGCTGGTGGAGCCCGAGTACGAGGAGCTCGTCGCCGAGGTGGACGCCGTGCGCATCGGCCAGGTGCTCGACAACCTCCTCAGCAACGCCGTGAAGTACACGCCGGAGGGCGGCACGGTCACGACCGAGGTCAGCGTGGAGGGCGACCAGCTGCACCTCTGCGTGCGCGACGACGGCGTCGGCATGTCGGAGGACGACACGGCGCAGCTCTTCACGCGCTTCTTCCGCACCAGCTCGGCGCGCGCCAGCACGGTCGCGGGCGTCGGGCTCGGCCTCAGCATCACGCGCTCCATCGTCGACGCGCACGACGGGCGGATCGAGGTGGAGAGCGCCGTGGGCGTCGGCACCACCATGCGCGTGCGGATCCCGCTCCGCGTCCGGCCGGCGGCCCCGCGCGCCTGA